From Candidatus Ozemobacteraceae bacterium, a single genomic window includes:
- a CDS encoding ATP-binding protein → MVGEVLPILDFLMESLAKPHSLALIQGCGWWLLAAILLGMPTPLRGRLFLNTLWPAFVLAGVNNLTGAFTNSEFLVAENVDVHSFLMLVCGLLLAEFHGKATFSSQHAQAGFGVVCIAGTAFLAALPRDILHAAAHFVFGLGVAGIGLQLYRLGRAAVQGAPFPGCVLPSFALFGAAVTASYTTYYGDPVSFLTTFQTRDSLLSLDSIYILLQFGTSLCMLRWASSIATGTGAITPVKPGYRVVVAVLLLAVSGTLLARHLEVQSLAAIEAETINQARNLAESVEDNLREDERLTFLASRHPAVASAASGSPAQACDAFLQECASLTPGFHWFVTNGQGLIVSASARELYATASANVVSRRPYLSDALSGKTGRYFALGAIVKSTGHYTSQPVRDSSGRIAGAIVLKRPMSTLSASFGRHPHAMLLSPEGIIFLGSRREWDLKPLFPLPLERKTELERSGQFGAIASESLFGFPLPKSGFVRAFDREMLCSQAQLNTQDWHVFLMNDMSRVALSRHLPLALSLSMVILTLAFQIGTARVAEKAQQAVQFEQQFKSVFENAPEGILIVDADTHAILAANPFLHRALGIPDPERMKQLRYDDICPDGAGDAAAFFQQLAKGEPAAFEHRLQYSSGHAFQGEITGSFLKTRERNVFLLFIRDLTSRRLLEKMRNESEERFKKLFAAAPNGFILIREEDHTIVEVNSAALEMLGRPYEEVIGRVCHQFICPVEKGKCPISNLHQTIDHSERVLIGHDGERVPIIKQVIKLDLGGVPHLLENFIDIRQRKEMELALSRAKEAAEAASLEKGRFIAHMSHEIRTPMNALLGLIDVLHAEVTAPRQQHYLSLIRSAGESLLALLNDILDFSKIGAGRMELEESRFDLPALLQATLDLLSGKAAAKRIDLTGEIDPQLPRLVIGDQFRLRQVLLNLLNNAIKFTDEGSVRLSAVRLPSTDADAVVIAVEIRDSGIGIPADQISRLFESFSQIRSNGVSRKEGTGLGLTICRQLVRLMKGEISVTSEPGKGSTFRFTATFRLPEASEASAGQETPAVTAESKGVSGTILVAEDNDINRKLAEALLESGGWRVASVATGRELVERTAASTFDAVLADIQMPDMNGLEAARAVRAREARTGGHLPLIALTGNDASENAGLFAEAGFDGYLQKPFTRQQLFDVIADTLDRLRGGVSATIDVEHLMKRVCGDTGVLHKMIDIFLAKYPDQVAALERASAAGDMTETAARAHSLKGAIGTYASEKVFKAIGAVEAAARSGNPAEAAEALTAFAPLLRSFVRELQALQAKLRKESGVRPEPRQTS, encoded by the coding sequence GTGGTCGGGGAGGTTCTTCCTATTCTCGATTTTCTGATGGAATCGCTGGCAAAGCCGCATTCTCTGGCGCTCATCCAGGGATGCGGCTGGTGGCTTCTTGCCGCCATTCTGCTCGGCATGCCGACGCCGCTTCGGGGCAGACTGTTCCTCAACACTCTCTGGCCGGCCTTCGTCCTCGCAGGCGTCAATAACCTGACCGGCGCCTTCACGAACTCGGAGTTCCTCGTCGCCGAGAACGTCGATGTCCATTCGTTCCTGATGCTGGTATGCGGTCTTCTGCTCGCCGAATTTCACGGCAAAGCGACCTTTTCCAGTCAGCACGCTCAGGCGGGATTCGGCGTCGTCTGCATCGCGGGAACGGCGTTCCTCGCCGCCCTTCCGCGCGACATTCTTCATGCGGCCGCGCATTTCGTTTTCGGACTGGGCGTAGCGGGAATCGGCCTCCAGCTGTACAGGCTCGGCAGGGCCGCCGTCCAGGGCGCGCCTTTTCCCGGCTGCGTTCTGCCGTCGTTCGCCCTGTTCGGCGCCGCCGTCACCGCGTCCTATACTACATACTATGGAGATCCGGTATCGTTTCTCACGACGTTCCAGACCAGGGATTCGCTCCTTTCTCTCGATTCCATCTATATTCTCCTACAGTTCGGAACCTCTCTCTGCATGCTGCGATGGGCGTCAAGCATCGCGACCGGCACGGGAGCCATCACTCCGGTGAAACCCGGGTATCGCGTCGTCGTGGCCGTTTTGCTGCTCGCCGTGTCGGGGACGCTCCTGGCGCGGCATCTCGAAGTCCAATCGCTCGCCGCGATCGAAGCCGAGACGATCAACCAGGCCAGGAACCTCGCCGAATCGGTGGAAGACAATCTCCGCGAGGATGAGCGGCTCACGTTCCTGGCTTCCCGCCACCCGGCGGTCGCTTCCGCCGCGTCCGGAAGCCCCGCTCAGGCGTGCGATGCGTTCCTTCAAGAGTGCGCCTCGTTGACGCCCGGCTTCCATTGGTTCGTCACCAATGGCCAGGGCCTCATCGTTTCCGCTTCGGCCCGGGAATTGTATGCCACCGCTTCCGCCAACGTCGTTTCCAGACGCCCGTATCTTTCCGACGCCCTCTCGGGAAAGACCGGACGGTATTTCGCCCTGGGTGCAATCGTGAAATCAACCGGGCATTATACGTCCCAACCCGTGCGGGACTCCAGCGGGCGCATCGCGGGCGCCATCGTCCTCAAACGACCGATGAGCACGTTGTCAGCGTCGTTCGGACGCCATCCGCACGCCATGCTCCTCAGCCCCGAGGGAATCATCTTTCTCGGCAGTCGCCGGGAGTGGGATCTCAAACCCTTGTTTCCGCTTCCGCTCGAGCGCAAGACAGAACTGGAAAGATCGGGCCAGTTCGGGGCGATAGCCTCGGAGTCGCTGTTCGGCTTTCCTCTCCCGAAAAGCGGTTTCGTGCGGGCCTTCGACCGGGAAATGCTCTGTTCGCAGGCGCAGCTGAACACGCAGGACTGGCATGTTTTCCTCATGAACGACATGAGCCGTGTTGCGCTTTCCCGGCATCTTCCCCTTGCCCTGAGCCTCTCGATGGTCATCCTGACGCTGGCCTTCCAGATCGGCACGGCGCGTGTCGCCGAGAAGGCCCAGCAGGCCGTGCAGTTCGAACAGCAGTTCAAGAGCGTGTTCGAGAACGCCCCGGAAGGCATCCTGATCGTCGATGCCGACACGCACGCCATCCTGGCGGCCAATCCGTTCCTGCATCGCGCGCTGGGCATCCCTGATCCAGAGCGGATGAAGCAGCTCCGATACGACGACATCTGCCCGGACGGAGCGGGCGATGCGGCGGCGTTCTTCCAGCAACTCGCGAAAGGCGAACCGGCGGCGTTCGAACATCGCCTCCAGTATTCATCCGGGCATGCCTTCCAGGGGGAGATCACCGGTTCCTTCCTGAAAACCCGGGAACGAAACGTCTTCCTGCTCTTCATCCGGGACCTGACCAGCCGCCGGCTCCTCGAAAAAATGCGGAACGAGAGCGAGGAACGGTTCAAAAAGCTGTTCGCCGCTGCTCCGAACGGGTTCATCCTCATCCGGGAAGAAGATCACACGATCGTCGAGGTGAACTCGGCTGCTCTCGAGATGCTCGGCAGACCGTACGAAGAAGTGATCGGACGGGTCTGCCACCAGTTCATCTGCCCTGTCGAGAAAGGGAAATGCCCGATATCGAACCTGCACCAGACGATCGACCACTCGGAACGCGTTCTTATCGGTCACGACGGGGAGCGTGTTCCCATCATCAAGCAGGTGATCAAGCTCGACCTGGGCGGCGTTCCGCATCTGCTCGAAAATTTCATCGACATCCGCCAGCGCAAGGAAATGGAGTTGGCGCTTTCGCGGGCGAAAGAGGCCGCGGAGGCGGCGAGTCTCGAGAAGGGCCGGTTCATCGCTCATATGAGCCACGAGATCCGCACGCCCATGAACGCGCTTCTCGGGCTCATCGACGTTCTTCACGCCGAAGTCACGGCGCCGCGCCAGCAGCATTACCTCTCCCTCATCAGAAGCGCAGGCGAGTCGCTCCTGGCGCTTCTGAACGACATCCTCGACTTTTCGAAAATCGGCGCGGGACGGATGGAGCTCGAGGAATCGCGCTTTGACCTGCCGGCGCTCCTCCAGGCCACGCTCGATCTTCTTTCCGGCAAAGCGGCCGCAAAGCGGATCGACCTGACGGGAGAGATCGACCCGCAGCTTCCCCGCCTGGTCATCGGCGACCAGTTCAGGCTACGACAGGTTCTTTTGAACCTGCTCAACAACGCAATCAAGTTCACCGACGAGGGCAGCGTCCGGCTCTCGGCCGTCCGGCTTCCCTCGACGGATGCCGATGCCGTCGTCATCGCCGTGGAAATCCGCGACTCCGGCATCGGCATCCCGGCAGATCAGATCTCCAGGCTGTTCGAATCCTTCTCCCAGATTCGTTCAAACGGCGTCTCACGCAAGGAAGGCACAGGCCTCGGCCTGACGATCTGCAGACAACTCGTTCGCCTGATGAAAGGCGAGATCTCGGTGACATCCGAACCGGGAAAGGGCTCGACCTTCCGATTCACCGCAACGTTCCGGCTTCCCGAGGCTTCTGAAGCGTCGGCCGGGCAGGAGACGCCCGCGGTGACAGCGGAGAGCAAGGGCGTTTCCGGAACGATCCTGGTTGCCGAAGACAACGATATCAACCGCAAACTCGCCGAAGCGCTCCTGGAATCGGGCGGCTGGAGGGTGGCGTCGGTCGCCACGGGGCGCGAGCTCGTCGAGCGGACGGCCGCCTCGACATTCGATGCCGTTCTTGCCGATATCCAGATGCCCGACATGAACGGGCTGGAAGCCGCCCGGGCCGTTCGGGCACGGGAAGCGAGGACGGGCGGCCATCTTCCGTTGATCGCCCTGACGGGGAACGATGCGTCCGAAAATGCCGGCCTCTTTGCCGAAGCCGGCTTCGACGGGTATCTGCAGAAGCCTTTCACCAGGCAGCAGTTGTTCGACGTCATCGCCGACACGCTTGACAGGCTTCGCGGCGGCGTTTCCGCCACCATCGACGTCGAGCACCTGATGAAACGCGTCTGCGGGGATACCGGCGTGCTTCACAAGATGATCGACATCTTCCTCGCCAAATACCCCGATCAGGTCGCCGCCCTCGAACGCGCATCGGCGGCCGGTGACATGACCGAAACGGCGGCCAGGGCGCACTCGTTGAAGGGTGCAATCGGAACGTACGCCTCGGAAAAGGTTTTCAAAGCGATCGGCGCGGTTGAAGCCGCGGCACGTTCGGGAAACCCCGCCGAGGCCGCCGAGGCTCTGACAGCCTTCGCCCCGCTGCTGCGTTCCTTCGTCAGGGAGCTTCAGGCCCTCCAGGCAAAACTTCGAAAGGAATCCGGCGTCCGCCCGGAACCCCGGCAAACCTCATGA
- a CDS encoding alpha/beta hydrolase has product MKPSPFFRLFLAVALLGTGGGVLAFALSNILMFPVRVGLPDKVPAIPGTPFVARNAAGQKIAAWWYPGDPAAGAVLLCHGHCVNHLHILDMAGFLHDAGYNILALDFRAHGLSEGRYTTIGLHEWEDIAAVLEAAEANGFLPPTMRLAAYGRSMGAATLANGSARLGRIGAFILESSFAELRKIAGRDVRRVSGIPDVFLLDWLFSLARMRSGIDYASNRPVEGIKGVGGRPLLLIHDGLDPRATREDHDRLKAAVPGAKEMLVPDAGHVQAHRPPPAPFEPIVLQFLNDAGVLPAPSR; this is encoded by the coding sequence ATGAAACCCTCTCCCTTTTTCCGGCTGTTTCTTGCCGTTGCGCTGCTCGGCACGGGCGGCGGGGTTCTCGCGTTCGCGCTGTCGAACATCCTGATGTTTCCCGTTCGCGTCGGTCTGCCCGACAAGGTGCCGGCCATCCCGGGAACTCCTTTCGTCGCCCGGAACGCGGCGGGGCAGAAGATCGCGGCATGGTGGTATCCGGGCGACCCGGCGGCAGGCGCCGTTCTGCTCTGCCACGGGCACTGCGTGAACCATCTTCATATTCTCGACATGGCCGGATTTCTTCACGATGCAGGATACAATATCCTGGCGCTCGATTTCCGGGCGCACGGGCTCAGCGAAGGACGTTACACGACGATCGGCCTTCACGAATGGGAAGACATCGCCGCGGTGCTCGAGGCCGCGGAGGCGAACGGCTTCCTGCCGCCGACCATGCGGCTTGCGGCCTACGGGCGCTCGATGGGGGCCGCCACGCTCGCCAACGGTTCGGCCAGACTCGGACGGATCGGGGCGTTCATCCTCGAGTCCAGCTTCGCCGAGCTCCGGAAGATCGCAGGTCGCGATGTCCGGCGGGTCAGCGGGATTCCCGACGTTTTTCTGCTCGACTGGCTGTTTTCCCTGGCGCGCATGAGAAGCGGCATCGACTACGCGTCGAACCGTCCCGTCGAGGGCATCAAGGGGGTCGGCGGCCGCCCCTTGCTCCTGATTCACGACGGCCTCGATCCCCGGGCGACGCGGGAGGACCACGACAGGCTCAAGGCCGCCGTTCCCGGGGCGAAGGAGATGCTCGTGCCGGACGCGGGCCACGTTCAGGCGCATCGGCCGCCGCCCGCGCCCTTCGAGCCGATCGTCCTTCAGTTTCTGAACGACGCCGGAGTGCTCCCCGCACCTTCAAGATAG
- a CDS encoding rubrerythrin family protein, with product MSDFKNSKTCENLLKAFAGESQARNRYSYYASVARKEGLLQISDFFIETAENEKEHAKIFLKRLLHHGMNEQVVTIHEAGYPVALADTVKNLQYAADGEKEEWTSLYQSFADVAEQEGYKDVATAFRMVAKVEKHHEARYRKLLENLKNQKVFKKDAKTSWICRNCGHIHEGEGAPKQCPVCEHPQEYFQVWTENY from the coding sequence ATGTCCGATTTCAAAAACTCCAAGACGTGTGAAAACCTGCTGAAAGCGTTCGCCGGCGAGTCCCAGGCGAGGAACAGATACTCCTACTACGCGTCGGTCGCCCGCAAGGAAGGCCTTCTGCAGATTTCCGACTTTTTCATCGAGACGGCCGAGAACGAGAAGGAGCATGCCAAGATTTTCCTGAAGCGGCTTCTGCACCACGGCATGAACGAGCAGGTCGTGACCATCCACGAGGCCGGCTACCCCGTCGCCCTCGCCGACACGGTCAAGAACCTCCAGTATGCCGCCGACGGCGAGAAGGAAGAGTGGACGTCGCTGTATCAGTCGTTCGCCGATGTCGCCGAGCAGGAAGGATACAAGGACGTCGCGACGGCGTTCCGCATGGTCGCCAAGGTCGAAAAGCACCACGAGGCCCGGTATCGCAAGCTCCTCGAGAACCTGAAGAACCAGAAGGTGTTCAAGAAGGACGCCAAGACCTCCTGGATCTGCCGCAACTGCGGCCACATCCACGAAGGCGAGGGCGCCCCCAAGCAGTGTCCGGTCTGCGAGCATCCACAGGAATACTTCCAGGTCTGGACCGAAAATTACTGA
- a CDS encoding adenylate/guanylate cyclase domain-containing protein, with protein sequence MSLRHFEPVENRRLWAGVIALVWLLFVALPALGLRSAVRLWLEDEEKGMRTVLRRQLIDEMREFKNEIETGPALERAFLAAIDDFGFRENLSPASAAALRACDEAGFKRICASVTARVGSKPAVAAMLIPSSRNMLIDADMSYFPGYTRSEVEKNIALILEPLMYSRADISKKIDTRDAVYYTSRNISEKLFGGDFHFADLKYGVNIDVVHFGGTAIGYKAAGWACIGPRGNAYSSTDCTALLVMLFHGNAISRGALLRAPLGTSLNPSIRRRIVGVGRCDLPRFIDRPRCLALLQAPPLECPDEALWQGSRSGPRPGLRPVPAVVAEPSALSHPWRKTLPWFDVGLLLVSAGTSLVCLRLALFEYAVGKSLRTRVGWGFAFGAMIPCCGCAMMAMASAKAGEDRLPRIALTHMSRQLERLDEGLRSAQTIRAKTLQTWSERIISAADREGGVETAMQEVLARSLSRAILVFLANGKDWGASSYEDQSSVTPIQRLMKGFSQDALVRLGSSDGGGGSGAATSMQVTIDLAHAITSEYIDESYIKKIITCSPLSAGNPFGNPDQFMSVQISPVPCAATRPKGIIMTYGGLHMVIGQYFLRLLRKSPPEFTERVASWNIKYMVYTINSYNPPLLSDLNIGFDDRLWKKWRYLAESCLNQRMGRKHDMLPRQRDTLAVTRYFSNGNLIGVAVAEKKHREPEAGWVGAALAIAVAWSAVTVAAAFFLTLPFPMFLEATRLTTGGEFGWRIDLDRPDEFGDLARVFNGMARGLTERAGMARFVSDGVLAAVRNADSGASKMAAGGERIPAAILFSDIRGFTTLSEINDPEDVVTLLNDYFTLMEEPIRAAGGTIETYLGDAILAVFPPDSAGEEPELRAVKAAFGMREALARFNDMRRRNGRFTIETGIGVAAGTILWGRLGGEGGRLLPTLIGAPADRAARCEAATKGRGGIIVDANVWNGLAGRFHAEPLSVDGEELYLLS encoded by the coding sequence ATGAGCCTGCGGCATTTCGAACCTGTCGAAAACCGCCGGTTGTGGGCGGGTGTGATCGCTCTCGTCTGGCTCCTGTTCGTGGCGCTGCCCGCGCTCGGCCTTCGAAGCGCCGTCAGGCTCTGGCTCGAAGACGAGGAAAAGGGAATGCGCACGGTTCTGAGACGACAACTGATCGATGAGATGCGGGAATTCAAGAATGAGATCGAAACCGGTCCTGCCCTCGAACGCGCGTTTCTGGCCGCGATCGATGATTTCGGGTTCAGGGAGAACCTTTCGCCTGCCTCGGCCGCCGCCCTGCGCGCCTGCGATGAGGCAGGCTTCAAACGGATCTGTGCCTCGGTCACCGCCCGGGTCGGCTCGAAGCCGGCGGTTGCCGCCATGCTCATTCCCTCGAGCCGGAACATGCTGATCGATGCCGATATGTCGTATTTTCCCGGGTATACCAGGAGCGAGGTTGAAAAGAACATCGCCCTGATCCTCGAACCGCTCATGTATTCTCGGGCGGATATTTCGAAGAAAATCGACACCAGGGATGCCGTCTATTATACGTCTAGAAATATATCTGAAAAGCTGTTCGGAGGGGACTTCCATTTCGCGGATCTGAAATATGGCGTCAATATCGATGTCGTGCATTTCGGCGGAACGGCGATCGGATACAAAGCTGCGGGATGGGCTTGCATCGGCCCCCGCGGCAATGCGTATTCCTCGACGGACTGCACCGCTCTGCTGGTGATGCTTTTCCATGGGAATGCGATTTCGCGAGGGGCTTTGCTCCGGGCTCCGCTCGGAACGTCCCTGAATCCGTCGATACGGCGGAGGATCGTGGGGGTAGGGCGATGCGATCTGCCGCGGTTCATCGACAGGCCCCGATGTCTCGCTCTGCTCCAGGCTCCGCCTCTGGAATGCCCTGACGAGGCGCTCTGGCAGGGAAGCCGCTCCGGCCCCCGCCCGGGTCTCCGCCCCGTGCCTGCCGTCGTCGCCGAACCTTCGGCGTTGTCCCATCCCTGGCGGAAGACATTGCCATGGTTCGATGTCGGGTTGCTGCTCGTTTCCGCCGGAACGAGCCTCGTCTGCCTGAGGCTGGCGTTGTTCGAATACGCCGTCGGAAAAAGCCTGCGAACCAGGGTCGGCTGGGGGTTCGCCTTCGGAGCGATGATCCCGTGCTGCGGATGCGCCATGATGGCGATGGCTTCGGCGAAGGCCGGCGAAGACCGTCTTCCGCGGATCGCTCTCACGCACATGTCCCGACAACTCGAACGTCTGGATGAAGGACTGCGGTCCGCTCAGACCATTCGCGCAAAAACCCTCCAGACCTGGAGTGAGCGGATCATCTCCGCGGCGGATCGCGAGGGGGGCGTCGAAACAGCCATGCAGGAGGTCCTTGCGCGCAGCCTCTCCAGAGCCATTCTCGTGTTTCTCGCCAACGGGAAGGACTGGGGAGCGTCGTCCTATGAAGATCAGTCGTCGGTAACCCCCATACAACGCCTCATGAAAGGATTCTCGCAGGATGCCCTCGTTCGTCTGGGGTCCTCCGACGGTGGGGGCGGGAGTGGGGCGGCGACGTCCATGCAGGTCACGATCGATCTGGCTCATGCCATCACATCCGAATATATCGACGAATCCTATATCAAAAAAATCATCACATGTTCCCCGCTTTCCGCCGGAAATCCCTTCGGAAATCCCGACCAGTTCATGAGCGTGCAGATCTCGCCTGTTCCATGTGCCGCGACGCGTCCGAAGGGGATAATCATGACCTACGGCGGGTTGCACATGGTCATCGGGCAGTATTTTCTTCGCCTTCTGAGGAAAAGCCCTCCCGAATTTACCGAGAGGGTCGCTTCGTGGAATATAAAGTATATGGTATATACTATCAACTCGTATAACCCGCCGCTCCTTTCGGACTTGAATATCGGGTTCGATGACAGGCTCTGGAAAAAATGGAGGTATCTCGCGGAATCCTGTCTGAATCAACGGATGGGGCGAAAGCACGACATGCTGCCGCGCCAACGGGATACGCTGGCCGTCACCCGGTATTTCTCGAATGGAAATCTGATCGGCGTTGCCGTCGCCGAAAAAAAACATCGGGAACCCGAGGCGGGCTGGGTTGGTGCGGCGCTCGCCATTGCCGTCGCCTGGTCGGCCGTCACGGTTGCCGCGGCGTTCTTCCTGACGCTGCCGTTCCCCATGTTTCTCGAGGCGACGCGGCTGACGACCGGGGGAGAATTCGGCTGGCGGATCGATCTCGACCGACCTGACGAGTTCGGCGATCTGGCCCGCGTTTTCAACGGCATGGCCCGCGGCCTGACGGAGCGGGCCGGGATGGCGCGGTTCGTTTCGGACGGCGTTCTGGCCGCCGTGCGAAACGCGGATTCCGGCGCTTCCAAGATGGCGGCGGGCGGTGAGAGAATCCCGGCGGCCATTCTGTTTTCGGATATCCGCGGCTTCACGACGCTGTCCGAAATCAACGATCCGGAGGACGTCGTCACCCTGTTGAACGACTACTTCACCCTGATGGAGGAGCCGATCAGAGCCGCGGGTGGGACGATCGAGACATACCTGGGCGACGCGATTCTCGCCGTTTTCCCCCCGGACTCCGCCGGGGAGGAGCCTGAACTCCGCGCGGTGAAAGCCGCTTTCGGCATGCGGGAGGCGCTCGCCCGGTTCAACGATATGCGGCGGCGCAACGGCCGTTTCACGATCGAGACGGGCATCGGCGTGGCGGCCGGAACGATCCTCTGGGGCCGACTCGGCGGCGAAGGCGGGCGACTGCTTCCCACCCTGATCGGCGCTCCCGCCGACCGGGCCGCCCGATGCGAGGCCGCCACGAAGGGACGAGGCGGCATCATCGTCGACGCGAACGTCTGGAACGGCCTCGCAGGCCGATTCCACGCCGAACCGCTGTCGGTCGACGGCGAGGAACTCTATTTGCTGTCCTGA